The window CTTGCGCTGCCGCTGGGGCTGCTGCTGGCGAGCCGGGGCCGGTGGGCGGCGGCGGCCGTGGTCTTCGGTACGGCGATCGCGTTGAAGCCGGTCCTGCTCCCGATGGCGCTGCTGCTCGCCTTCGCCGGACGATGGCGGGCCCTGGCCCTGATGATCGCCGTCCCGGTGACGGCGTCGACGGCCTCGGCCCTGTTCCTCCCCGACCCCACGGGCTTCTTCACCCGCACCCTGCCCTTCCTGCTGAAGGGCGACGACGATTTCGTACGGCTCTACGAGGCATCCCCCGCGGCCGTGCTGCCCAGGCTCGGGGTGCCGCCGGGGTTGGCCGTGCTGCTGGCCCTGCTCGCGGCGGCCGCCGGGGTGGCCTGCGCCTACCGGCGCTGGCGCCGCGCCGACCCCGGCCCGCTCAGGCTCACGGAGACTGCGGCGGCCCTGATGCTCTCGGCGTTCCTGGTGTCCAGACCGTCGTACGACCACTATCTGGTGATCGTCGTCCCGCTGCTGCTCGCTTCTCTCCCGTGCGCGGGCTCGGTGGCCCGGGGGCCCTGGTTCTGGCTCGCGCTGGTGCCGCAGCTGCCGGGGGTGACCTGGCCCTATCTGGAACCGGTGCAGCGGCGGGCCTTCAAGGACGCCCTCACGCTGTGTGCGCTCACCTTCACGATCGTTCGGCACGGCTGGGCGGGGCA of the Streptomyces sp. NBC_00287 genome contains:
- a CDS encoding glycosyltransferase family 87 protein gives rise to the protein MSEGKSDISGWLVRPASWHLWALLAAVLGAATVRTTRLTSDGGMDNAIVVRAARTWLDGGSPYDDPHFLYLPGAVLAAAPQALLSPTALRMLVPLAVTACLAAGWACALRLHGIPPRSRLAALGLAGLTAGFAPFAHLILLANWTATAALALPLGLLLASRGRWAAAAVVFGTAIALKPVLLPMALLLAFAGRWRALALMIAVPVTASTASALFLPDPTGFFTRTLPFLLKGDDDFVRLYEASPAAVLPRLGVPPGLAVLLALLAAAAGVACAYRRWRRADPGPLRLTETAAALMLSAFLVSRPSYDHYLVIVVPLLLASLPCAGSVARGPWFWLALVPQLPGVTWPYLEPVQRRAFKDALTLCALTFTIVRHGWAGQRRVPVKSAPVTAVTSF